The window GCCCCACGGCTCGAGCCGTGACCGGCATTGTTACAAACCCCGCGCTGAGTGCTCAAGTCCCCTTCGCTAAACCGAATGGAGCTAACCTCCCCATCAACAGCGGGATTCCGCAAAACAGTGCCAACACTGGactcatcaacaacaacaatGTCCCGTTCCTAACCGGACTGGGCGGGAACACAGGCAATGTGCTGCAGAACAACGGAGGGAACAACGGAGCGAACTTGATCAACGGCGGACCCGGTTTCCCGATCCTGAACGGCGGTCAGCTCCCTCAGGGAATGACCATCCAGAAGCTGATGTTCGGGACCCTCACTGTTTTCGATGATGAGCTGACCGAGGGGCACGAGCTCGGTTCTGGATTGGTTGGCAAGGCACAAGGGTTCTACGTAGCGAGCTCCGAGGACGGGAATAGCCAAACCATCACATTCACAGCCATGTTCGAGAGTGGTGGCTACATCGACAGCATCAGCTTCTTTGGCGTCCACCGGACTGCCGTTTCGCAATCGCAGCTTGCCATCATGGGAGGCACCGGGAAGTATGTGAATGCCAGAGGATACGCCACGGTCAAGACCTTCGCAGCCTCGAACCAGCATGACACTGATGGAATGGAGACTGTTCTCGAGTTCACTGTATATCTGGCATAGTGATATCTGTCTGAGAGAGTGATTGTATCTGAAATTCTGTGTGTTTGCTTGAGTCGTCGTGGTTCTAATTTGGCAATTCAATCGGAAAGGCCGTTCGAAAGAAATGGGTTTAACCTTTGTATTAGCATCTCTGTTCATGAAGTAAGTCgattgttaaaagaaaatggtattGGTTCTGGACATTTCATTTCAACAAATCGCACCATATACAGTAGAATTCTCTGATTTACTTGCAACTTTGCTAATGAATTGTCGTAATGTTTCTTTCAAATCCTCAATGGTAACTGCAGACATTTACTGATAGGAGAAATCTTCTTAAAACAGATAGATGCCGGTTGTTTGGATAAGGAGGAAATCAACATTCCAGTTCCTTCAATATTTATCATATCGATAAACTTCCAATTCGCCGACATCAGTATTGTCGGAGGCAGTTTGTTTGAGATCCAGTCAATCCAGGCACAAGAAGAAACCAAAGGTCAAATCTGAAAATCTGGCATTAACACAAGTAAAAGGCATACTTGTATTGATTGCCAGGGATGAAATCCTGAGAAGGCTTGAAAAAACCTACCTAATTGAATGCTTGTCTAAACAGTCTCAGATCACTCTGAAGAGTCTTTTGATTCAAGATATCACATTTTTAACAGTAACTTGTCAAATGGTTGACCTCTTTCCAAATTGTTTTTGGGACTGCAATGCAAGCCTTTCCTATGCAAATCATGAAGAACATATCAACAGATAAACTAGCTTTGGAATGTCTAAACTAGTTTGAAGGGGCTGTACTTGACAAACAAAATCGAATGGATCCATCGGCGTATGTGTGTATAAACACAAACTACACAGAAATATAGTTCCATCGACCAAGTATTAGATCTAGTTGACTGAGCTGATTATGTTAGCAGATTATCCATTTTTGGACAATACATCGAATATCATTTCTGCCTAACCGAGCTGTAGTTTGTAACCGTTTTCTGATCCGTTCTTGGGGAAACTTCGTTGGGGACATACCCAACACAAAGACAAGgctaaaagaaggaaaaaagaagctaGCTCCAGACCAGTCAGGGAATTAATAATGGTCTGGTGTGAGGATTAGGTGGTCTTCttggcaattattttttaaacgAAAGCACCAGCAGAGACACAAAGGAAAGAGTAATGCATTGCCAGCACCAAACCCAactcaacaactccattttaGCATTTGAGATGGACAGGACATCATTACATAAACCCAACAATTTCTCCCTACTGTCATCATCTTCACAATCATCATCAATTCACCATCATCTCCTTCAcacagaaaagagaagaagagaaataacTTCTCCAGGGCCATTTTTGCGTAATCCCTCTTGATTTTGCTCAATGACTACTCGCAAGTCTGCGCCTGCGCAACTAAAATCCACAGcctctttccttctcttggCTCTCGCCATCCAATGCGTTGCGTGTTCTCGATCACTCATCGAGGATGTAACTTCGTCCGCTCCTAATAATGCCATTCCATCGGTAGCAAATCCAGCTCAGTTGGCTGTCCTCAATCCGGCTGCTCCTGTGGCACCGGCTGTGACTACAGCCAGCACCACCAGCACCACCAGCACCACGGTGGGTGGCGCCGAGCTTCATCCGTTGACCTTCTACATGCACGACATACTCGGCGGCTCAAACCCATCAGCTCGGGCCGTGACCGGCATTGTGGCCAACCCAGCGCTAAGCGCTCAAGTCCCCTTTGCCAAGCCTAACGGCGCAAACCTCCCTATCAATAGTGGAATTCCACAGAACAGCGCCAATAACGGactcatcaacaacaacaacgtTCCGTTCCTGACCGGATTGAGTGGAAATACAGGTAACGTGATTTAGAATCACGACACTGAACCGGAAACTTATGTTCCGAGCAATCcccgtttggtaacatttattccaaattagAGACTTCTATGCATTCGGATGAATTTGATCATATTACATCATGAATAAATCATGGTTATAAAAATCCTTACAAAAGATAGAAATAGCATAGTGTGCTAGTGTTAAAAGCGATTGGTGTTTCAGGTAACGTCATTCAAAACAACGGAGTCAACCTGATCAACGGCGGGGTCGGGTTCCCGGTACTGAACGGAGGCCAGCTCCCCCAGGGAATGACCCTTCAGAAGCTGATGTTCGGGACGCTCACCGTCTTCGACGATGAGCTGACCGAGGGCCACGAGCTCGGCTCCGGCCTGGTCGGCAAGGCACAGGGGTTCTACGTGGCGAGCTCCGAGGACGGGCACAGCCAAACCATCGCCCTGACCGCCATGTTCGAGGGCGGGGGCTACGTCGACAGCCTCAGCTTGTTTGGGGTGCACAGGACCGCCGTGTCGGAGTCGCAGCTTGCCATCATGGGAGGGACCGGGAAGTACGTGGACGCCCGAGGGTACGCCACGGTGAAGACGTTCCCAGCTCCTCCGAACCAGCAAATTACCGATGAGACGGAGACCCTGCTCGAGTTCACCTTATACCTCGCTTAATATACTTTTTCTCAAGTAAAGTACAGAGAAACTCTCTCTTGTCGGAGGTGTTCTCGTGCTTCTCGTGACTGCAGCAAATCTCAATCTGAACAAAATTTTCAACTGGAGATCGTCCGGTGATTTATTCATTGTCCTTCTCTATTGTCTGTGCTGGGAAGAAAAAGACATTCAAAAGCGAAAAGAAGGGGgcaaaaaaaagagcaaaaaggtAGAATCGACCACAGTGGGAGTCGAACCCACGACCTTTTGATCCGAAGTCAAACGCGCTAATCCACTGCGCTATGCGGTCATTCTGTTGCTTGTTCTCCCACAGAATTAACATTTATATCTATTTGACTCTTCATTTCGGATCCTCTGGATAATGGCAACAGACTGACCAACCGACCGCCGCAGCATCAAAGCTGCCGCCACATGAGATCGAAGTGGATTTCGAATTTTGACATTCTGGGCAGCCAGAAtgctgcttctctctcctctttctgaAGGGTTTTCCATGGGAGAAAGTCAAATAAAAGAcgagaaatattaaaaaaccgACGTGACAGCGAGGTTGGTGTGGTTTGGCTGGCCAATGGGGTGTGCtcctatcctttttttttttttttcttcgtgtGTTTGTACTCCGATCCTTCCGAGTTCTCATTATAGCATGTGTTTACACTAAGCACGAGTCAATGTGAACGTGCAATTTCATATTATTGAGCTAGCTCTTCTCACAATGATCAATTAAATGTTATCATTTTGTCAACTCCGCATATTCTATATCTAGAACTATTGATTCACATGGTCAGTTCTGATTACTAGATATTAAATTATACATCATCAATTAATAAGATTGTAACATCATTTAATTTGGAGACTCTTAATTTTAACTAATTTCAGTGGCCAGCTCCCCCCTCTTGCCCCAAAATGAGCTTCGTCCACTAACGGAAAGTGTCACGGGTTCTATGTAGTATCTTAAATTAAATAAGAGCTAAATTAAATAAGAGCTCGTCACGGTGTTTAATTTATCCTACATAATATATTGAAGGTTTGAGCATCGTATTTACCCAACAACCTTAATAATGAATTAGGCGCTTCGAGGAGATCCTAGCAGCAATAAATGTGTACGTACCTAGCCGCAAAAATCTAAAAGGGAACACGGAATGTTTGCAAACATCTTCTATCTCCAAAGCATGTAAGTGTTCAGTAGTATATTTGTTccataaaatatatacatatataaaaaatgttcttttccatagggaaagaaagaaagagagaatcaaataatgttgctaattctttttcttttttttgtttctgacaAAAATTACACATCGCCGGCTCTCGACTTTTCCCGGCGCCCCCTTTGACCAGACGAAGCAGGGACGGCCAGTGACTGGACGACCGGGACGACGCCGTCGAAGAACTCTCCGAGCCACCGCCGGTGGCACGCAACATGCCGGCCAAGTAATCATCCAAATCGTCAGGGGTGAATCTGACCACCGGATCTCCCCTCGGACAGCCGTCGTAGAGTCGCCGATAAGCCGGCACGAGCTTCTGCGCCAGCGACGACGCGATCTCGTCCCTCAGCTTCGGGTCGTGCACCGCCCATCCCACCTGCTTTGCCCGAACCTCCTCCAGCGCCGCGTTGAACTTCCTCAGCGATTCCTTCGCCTGGCCGGAAGATATCTCGACGGTGAGATCGGCCTGCGATGAGAAGACCTTGCTCCATCCCGTCCGCTCGTAGTTGCTCGCGTAGAGCTTCACCTTCGACTCGTGCTTCTTCACCCAGTGCTCACCGAGGAGGTGCCTCAAGTTGGACCGATCCACCCTGTCGATGACGTACCGGAGGTTGTTGGCGAGGAAGAGGTAAGAGAGAGCCACGTCCTTGTACTGCTCGGCCTTCACGTCGATCTTGCACAGCAGGACAAGAACGAGCCACGCAAAATGCGTGAACATTGCTGACGCATCGCCATATCCGGCGGCCACGGAGGCGGCGGAGTCGCAGTCGGCGCAGTAGGAGTCCGGGAACCGCGGGTGCTCAGGGCTACTGTCGACGGGCCAGTCGGCGAGTATGTCGGCAAGTACACCGCTATAGTCGGCGAGGTGGGCTAGGTACTTCACGACGTCGCGCGTCAGCGGGTGTATGCCGCCGCTGGAGATAGCGGACTGCTTGGCAGAGTCCTTCTGGACGGCTGCCTCGAAGTTGCCGAGCGTCAAGCGGACTGCCTCTCCGAGCTTGATCAGCGAATTGATCGCAAGGGATCGGACAGCAGATGTTGCGTCGGAGGAGAAGGTGGACTCAATGTCCGGCCAGAGGCTGGCAATGGCCTCGTAGAGGTCGAGCAGGCGGAAGATTCTCTCTGGAGACTTCTTGATAGCCTTTGCTGCCCCCTCTGCGAACCCAAACAGCGCGACCGCGGCGTCCTGTGCAATGTTGGAGAAGACAGACTCCCTGAGCGAGGTGGGCGAAGCCGCGAAGACCTGGTCGCAAAGGATCCTCTCGCCAGAGAAGAGCCTCTGGACCGCCGGCTTCACGGCGCTCAGCCAGCTCTTGATCTTCACTTCCTGGACCTCCCAATCCATCTTCTGCATCTGCGAAGGGCCAATCAGCTTCTCGAACCCGAGATGATACAGTTCCTCGTCGACGACCAATCTTCGCACGATTTTGTAGATGTCCATGCACTCTTTGCCGTGCCCACAAGCGATCAGGCAGTCTGCGATGGCCTTTAGATCGGAAACCACTGCATTAGGAATTCGCTCGTCTTCCTGCATCCCTGGCTCAGCAGCAAACTGCTTTGCTGATAACTCGTCCTCCGACTCATATTCAAAATCCGAGAAGCTCGACCGGGTAGAAATTTGTGAAGACGGGATCGAGACCGATTCTGGGTGATCGAGATACGGAAGTTGCGACGACAGGATCCGGTGGAACTCCTGGGAGAGCCGCCTCACTGCAGTCTGCAACAGCTCATGAGCCCGCACGATCAAGCGTGAGTTGGAGTATTCGCCGATGCAGAGCAGCATCGCGGAGTGCAGGTCCTTGACGCGGCTGAGGTAGAGCTTGGCTTCGTGGCGGCCCTCATGGAAGAGATGAGCAGCGCCGGCATATCCCGAGGTGGACGGGGATTGGGAAGACTCGGGGCCGGAGGAGGAGTCGACGGCCCACTTTCCGATCAAAGGCTCCGCGCTGGCGATTCGCTCCGCCATTAACGTGTCCGCAAAGGGGTCGCCGCGGATCGGGGCGGCGGGTCTCGCCGGAGAGCCGGAGGGCGATGGCCGGAAGAAGATGGTCCTCATTCCTTTCCTCGGCATGGCTTGTGTTGCTGTCAAAGTGTGAAAATCTGTGTCTTTGTATCAGCTGCTCTGAACTCAGcagattttagagagagagagaactgtgATGCTGAGAGGGTTGGGTTGGTTTGAACGGTGAAGAGAGAATGGAAGGGGGgatatatagagagagacagTGAGGATTGTGCGGAGGAGGGAAGCGGAGAGATTGCGAGAGGTGATTGGAGGAATGACGAGTGAGGTCTGACTTTGCAATGCGTGGGTGGGGATCGCAGTGGAGGGTCGGAACGCGGTACGCGGCTGCGTAAACTGTGCTGCTGTCGCATGGAGTTACGCCACCAAAAGGCCCCGCCATGAAGGCTACGCAAGGCAAGACGACAGCTTGCCCTAGTCTAGTCTAGGGGCGTCGGAGGGGATTCTTTTGAAGAAAGTGACCCGCTTTCATATTATTTCTCTCAAGTACGAAGTTTgtgtatcttttctttttacacgacctttttttttttttttttttctggtaaaaGGTAATCATATAGAAAGATAAATGCCAATACAAAAGATCGGAACCATAACCTACACTCTAAAACGAAGAGGGAAGGGCATCCGATGtaaaagagaacaagaagaaacaagaaaacaaacaacCAGCAAACCAGCGGGACACCATACAGCAACGGCGACCCTCCGAATTCAGCAAGAAGGCAAAGAACGGAGAACGAAAGGCAAAGCGAGTGGCTGGACAATCAGTGAGTAGAGAATACCACCAGATCGAATCCCCAACATCTTTGGAGCCTTTGATTCCTCGGAGAAGGCGGGACCTTGGAGAAGGAGATGGCTTTGTCCCTGACCGCCTTAATAAGATGATTTTTAATGGTAGGGATAGCTATCTCCTCACCTCGGAAGATGGCAGCATTCCTCATCTTCCAGATCAGATGACATAAGGCCCCAAAGGAGAACCAAACTATCTTGTAATAGAAGTCCTTACCACTAAAAAACTTTGTAGCCCAAGTAAGCAGCTCCTTCCAGGTTCTGTTCTTCCAGGGGATGTTGCACCTGGcggcccaaaagaaggccaGAGAAGACATGGTGCGACACCCAAAGAAGAGATGATCAACAGAGTCCGGGTTTACACGACCTATTTTTATCGCCATTAATTCGATAGTTCGAAAAATCCACTAGTTATCATGGCAATTGTGATGACAAAATAGGAAGTACACACAACAAACCAATATTAGTAAGTCACATGTTTCTTTTATAAGACTCTTATGACCAAATTAATTATgggcattttcaaaaattgacatCTCACCAAAAATGAATGATGTCTATGTTTATAACCTATTAATTAAATGTATGATTAGAGTGAATTACCCTGAATTAGGAATCGGAAAACGCGCTTCTCATGCACAAATCACTGTacttaaaattctttcttccttgATTGATACACTCATAAAAATCtcacttttgaaaatgaattgggTAGCCGTGGAAAGCGTAGACCGGCATTAATTGGGCAGGGAGAATTCCCTTCTTCACAGGTCTTTGCGTGGAAGACAAGGAGGCATTCTCCATAACCTAAGTCACACTATAAACAttgtaaattaagaaaaacaaaacacgCTATTTCTCTAATTTCATGCAGGAGAGATATTCGGGAACATTCCGTTCGATGCCGCATGgccactaaaaataaaaattttaaaaaagcgAGAAATAAAGTTAGAGTCGTGTATCCAAATGGGCCTACACAAGCAAACAACACTACccaaaaaaatggtaaaaatttttttaaaaaatgaagaagaagaattaatGGTTTTGGAATTGCGTGCCCACTTGACAGCTAATAAGGAGGTGCTTGGAAACATCCTCTTTCAGTTTTCTCGATCGGCGGGCGACTGATTACGAACTTCTTTCGAACCGCCCAAAGTCAGCCGCGGCCGCACGGCAGCACCTTGTCCGGTGGTCAGACCAAGAGGAAAGGGACGAGCGGGTCAACAGAGACACCGCAAAAATCGTTGCGGGTCTCGGAGCGATACAAGGCGAAGACGCCAGAGACGTAACGAGACGAGAGATGGGAAAACGACGAGCGCAAGCGGAGACTGAGAGCCCGAGCAGCGTAATCTTACGCTACTACAGCTAATGATCCTCCTCATCTTTTACTCTTCCGTTTCTCCGCAGCTGGAGCCAACTCTCCGCCACCGCGTGGGCTTAACGTATGAGGAAACCCCCGTGCTTTGTTCTCAAGCGGGACACCCTGTTTGTAGATGAGCTGAACCAGCTGATGATGACCCTGGATGATGGCCGTCGTGACCACCGTGCCGAGACGGGAGGACGACCAAAGCCTGTGGGTATCGGCAGTTGTTTCATGACAGACAAAGTCCGTGTAAAAACGGAGTGAGTGAAGCTCATTGGCCATGTCTGTGGATAGACAAATTGAGTGATTTGGAAATGTTTGAACCTCTGACAGGACCATTAgaattacgaattttcataaaaaagatcGCATCTCGTGACCG of the Eucalyptus grandis isolate ANBG69807.140 chromosome 10, ASM1654582v1, whole genome shotgun sequence genome contains:
- the LOC104422527 gene encoding dirigent protein 10, which gives rise to MASPKIAFVQHKCAAFLLLWALTIQCVACSRALSEDATSVPAFTPPLPTPAQALTNPSAPVAASTATGPASTGSNTDLHPMLFYMHDILGGSSPTARAVTGIVTNPALSAQVPFAKPNGANLPINSGIPQNSANTGLINNNNVPFLTGLGGNTGNVLQNNGGNNGANLINGGPGFPILNGGQLPQGMTIQKLMFGTLTVFDDELTEGHELGSGLVGKAQGFYVASSEDGNSQTITFTAMFESGGYIDSISFFGVHRTAVSQSQLAIMGGTGKYVNARGYATVKTFAASNQHDTDGMETVLEFTVYLA
- the LOC104422529 gene encoding dirigent protein 25, with protein sequence MTTRKSAPAQLKSTASFLLLALAIQCVACSRSLIEDVTSSAPNNAIPSVANPAQLAVLNPAAPVAPAVTTASTTSTTSTTVGGAELHPLTFYMHDILGGSNPSARAVTGIVANPALSAQVPFAKPNGANLPINSGIPQNSANNGLINNNNVPFLTGLSGNTGNVIQNNGVNLINGGVGFPVLNGGQLPQGMTLQKLMFGTLTVFDDELTEGHELGSGLVGKAQGFYVASSEDGHSQTIALTAMFEGGGYVDSLSLFGVHRTAVSESQLAIMGGTGKYVDARGYATVKTFPAPPNQQITDETETLLEFTLYLA
- the LOC104423862 gene encoding exocyst complex component EXO70H1; the protein is MPRKGMRTIFFRPSPSGSPARPAAPIRGDPFADTLMAERIASAEPLIGKWAVDSSSGPESSQSPSTSGYAGAAHLFHEGRHEAKLYLSRVKDLHSAMLLCIGEYSNSRLIVRAHELLQTAVRRLSQEFHRILSSQLPYLDHPESVSIPSSQISTRSSFSDFEYESEDELSAKQFAAEPGMQEDERIPNAVVSDLKAIADCLIACGHGKECMDIYKIVRRLVVDEELYHLGFEKLIGPSQMQKMDWEVQEVKIKSWLSAVKPAVQRLFSGERILCDQVFAASPTSLRESVFSNIAQDAAVALFGFAEGAAKAIKKSPERIFRLLDLYEAIASLWPDIESTFSSDATSAVRSLAINSLIKLGEAVRLTLGNFEAAVQKDSAKQSAISSGGIHPLTRDVVKYLAHLADYSGVLADILADWPVDSSPEHPRFPDSYCADCDSAASVAAGYGDASAMFTHFAWLVLVLLCKIDVKAEQYKDVALSYLFLANNLRYVIDRVDRSNLRHLLGEHWVKKHESKVKLYASNYERTGWSKVFSSQADLTVEISSGQAKESLRKFNAALEEVRAKQVGWAVHDPKLRDEIASSLAQKLVPAYRRLYDGCPRGDPVVRFTPDDLDDYLAGMLRATGGGSESSSTASSRSSSHWPSLLRLVKGGAGKSREPAMYFCG